The Anoxybacillus flavithermus genome has a segment encoding these proteins:
- a CDS encoding polyribonucleotide nucleotidyltransferase yields MEQEKHVFSIDWAGRPLTVEIGELAKQANGAVLVRYGDTVVLSTATASKEPKSVDFFPLTVNYEERLYAVGKIPGGFIKREGRPSEKAILASRLIDRPIRPLFAEGFRNEVQVVSMVMSVDQDCSPEMAAMFGSSLALTISDIPFEGPIAGVTVGRVDGEFVINPSVAQMEQSDMHLVVAGTKDAINMVEAGANEVPEEVMLEAIMFGHEEIKRLIAFQEDIAAKVGKEKMEVVLYELNAELEAEIRARVEGEVKRAVQVPEKLAREAAIEQLKAEVVAAYEEQEADEETIKQVKEILYKLVKEEVRRLITEEKVRPDGRKVDEIRPLSSAVGLLPRTHGSGLFTRGQTQALSVCTLGALGDVQILDGLGIEETKRFMHHYNFPPFSVGETGAMRGPGRREIGHGALGERALEPVIPSEKEFPYTIRLVSEVLESNGSTSQASICASTLAMMDAGVPIKAPVAGIAMGLVKSGEHYTILTDIQGMEDHLGDMDFKVAGTEKGVTALQMDIKIKGLSREILKEALQQARKGRLEILKHMMQTISEPRKELSPYAPKILTMQINPDKIRDVIGPSGKQINKIIEETGVKIDIEQDGTIFISSVNEEMNKKAKKIIEDIVREVEVGQVYLGKVKRIEKFGAFVELFSGKDGLVHISELAEERVGKVEDVVSIGDEILVKVTEIDKQGRVNLSRKAVLRDQKEAEQ; encoded by the coding sequence GTGCGTTACGGCGATACGGTCGTATTGAGCACAGCGACAGCATCGAAAGAACCAAAAAGCGTAGATTTTTTTCCGTTAACGGTGAACTATGAAGAACGGTTATACGCTGTCGGTAAAATTCCAGGGGGATTTATTAAACGTGAGGGGCGTCCGAGCGAAAAAGCGATTTTAGCGAGCCGTCTCATCGACCGCCCGATCCGTCCATTGTTTGCGGAAGGATTTCGAAACGAAGTGCAAGTTGTCAGCATGGTCATGAGCGTTGATCAAGATTGCTCACCGGAAATGGCAGCTATGTTTGGCTCTTCCCTTGCGTTAACGATTTCCGATATTCCATTTGAAGGACCGATTGCAGGAGTGACAGTTGGTCGTGTGGACGGCGAATTCGTGATTAATCCGTCTGTCGCACAAATGGAACAAAGTGATATGCATCTCGTTGTTGCAGGAACAAAAGATGCGATTAACATGGTTGAAGCAGGAGCCAATGAAGTACCAGAAGAAGTCATGCTTGAAGCGATCATGTTTGGCCATGAAGAAATTAAGCGGCTCATCGCCTTTCAAGAAGACATCGCGGCAAAAGTCGGCAAAGAGAAAATGGAAGTTGTTCTCTATGAACTGAATGCCGAACTTGAAGCAGAGATTCGCGCCCGTGTCGAAGGAGAAGTGAAACGCGCTGTTCAAGTACCTGAGAAATTGGCGCGCGAGGCAGCGATTGAACAATTAAAAGCAGAAGTTGTTGCTGCGTATGAAGAACAAGAAGCAGATGAAGAAACGATTAAACAAGTAAAAGAAATTTTATATAAACTTGTGAAAGAAGAAGTGCGCCGCTTAATTACGGAGGAAAAAGTGCGTCCAGACGGACGAAAAGTCGATGAAATTCGCCCGCTTTCGTCAGCTGTCGGACTTTTGCCACGTACGCACGGATCCGGTTTATTTACGCGAGGGCAGACGCAAGCACTTAGCGTATGTACGCTCGGAGCGCTTGGTGATGTGCAAATTTTAGATGGACTTGGCATTGAAGAAACGAAACGGTTTATGCATCATTACAATTTCCCGCCATTCTCCGTTGGAGAAACAGGAGCGATGCGTGGACCAGGCCGTCGTGAAATCGGGCATGGTGCACTTGGCGAGCGCGCACTTGAGCCAGTCATCCCATCTGAAAAAGAGTTCCCATATACGATTCGTCTCGTATCTGAAGTGTTAGAATCAAACGGTTCAACGTCTCAAGCGAGCATTTGTGCGAGCACGCTTGCCATGATGGATGCGGGAGTGCCAATTAAAGCGCCGGTTGCTGGTATTGCAATGGGACTTGTGAAAAGCGGTGAACATTACACCATTTTAACGGATATTCAAGGTATGGAAGACCATCTTGGTGACATGGACTTTAAAGTGGCTGGGACGGAAAAAGGGGTCACCGCCTTACAGATGGATATTAAAATTAAAGGATTGTCGCGTGAAATTTTAAAAGAAGCGTTACAACAAGCGCGCAAAGGTCGTCTCGAAATTTTAAAACATATGATGCAAACGATTAGCGAACCGCGTAAAGAGCTATCGCCATATGCACCAAAAATTTTAACGATGCAGATTAATCCTGATAAAATTCGTGATGTGATCGGTCCAAGCGGAAAGCAAATTAACAAAATTATTGAAGAAACAGGCGTAAAAATCGATATCGAACAAGATGGAACGATCTTCATTTCATCAGTAAATGAAGAAATGAACAAAAAAGCGAAAAAGATCATTGAAGATATCGTTCGTGAAGTGGAAGTTGGACAAGTATATTTAGGCAAAGTGAAACGGATTGAGAAATTTGGAGCGTTTGTCGAATTGTTTAGTGGAAAAGATGGTCTTGTACACATTTCAGAATTAGCGGAGGAACGTGTTGGAAAGGTAGAAGATGTTGTTTCCATCGGCGATGAAATTTTAGTGAAAGTAACAGAAATTGATAAACAAGGTCGCGTAAACTTGTCGCGCAAGGCCGTATTACGCGATCAAAAAGAAGCCGAGCAATAA